The DNA segment CCTCCATCTATCACATGCaacattatatatataactaTTGTTGACGAACGAagattaaaaataatttatttttataataatatatagctttttgtttttcttttatttaatatattataatagtttattattatatttacttttattaacatatttttattgtttctctttttaaaaccatatatttcatttaccatttttttaataattcttttctttttctctttttagaacatatattaatttatcaaacAATTTGATACTTCTtcaataatttacgtttataacctttttttctaaaattctaaatacgtagttgtgcttgattttttccTCGACATTCTGTTAgaaattttattaaaaacgaagttgtacttaaaataaaatatttatttggtGTTATAAAACGGTACAACGATAAACTGAACCATTCTAGTGGTTTGGTTTTCTAAACAtaatgctttattttcaaatcacgtttgctttacattatcatttggtcggtttcgccgcaacgcgagacgtaaaaaaaaactagttattataATTACTTATGTCAAAATATATAAAACATCTGATAGAAGAAATGAAATACctatcatattattattatttctttgGCTATAGTTTGTTACAATATGTGTATAGAATTTGCTTACTTCCATCTACTTTTTTTATTAAGGGATATTGAATTTTAAATAACCCAAACTTTCAACAATTGGCCAATAACACTTCCAACTTTTGATTTGTACACCAGCACTTCCAACTTTCAACATATTGGTCGATAACACTCCCTAACTAACtgaaccctaacccagttagtttttgctgatgtggcatctgACGTGGCCCTTTTTGCTGACGTGGGAGCTGACATGACATTTTGAATGACGTGGCAGATGACATCAGCTAACTGTGTTAAGGTTCAGTTAGTTAGAAAGTGTTATCGGTCAATAAGTTGAAAGTTAGAAGTGTTGGTGTACAAATCGAAAGTTAGGAGTGTTATGGGTCAATTGATGAAAGTTttggttatttaaatccaatatcctttttgttaattatttaatatttaatatcacTTAACTTTCAAATTACTTATTATATCATTcacctagggctgtaaacgaaccgaacgttcagcgaacagttcgtgaaccgttcggcaggaagttcgtttatgttcgttcgtttaataaacaaacgaacatgaacaagaaatttcgttcgattagttaaatgaacgaacatgaacaaaggtctcgttcgttcgattgtgttcgttaacgttcggtaaggtgttcgtgaacattcgttgaatTGCGTTCgttttatgttcgtatgtttgtgttttggttgaagatctttgtactttcttatattttatttttactttttatattattaaacttttattaattttatttccTTAACAATTAAAattaggaaacccactttcaccttatttatgcatcatttccctttcatttctcattgtTTACATACACGAATacaatcgacctccgttccacaataagggattcaagttcgagtgctactctctgggccatctatctttatccttcgtcgcgttcgccaaattcatttgtgttcatttgtgttcgtgaaccattcgcgaacacgctcattttcttaatgaacgaacacgaacataaaatctcgttcggtaagtgttcatgaaccgttcgtgaacacatttatttccttaacgaacgaacacgaacaaggccatgttcttgttcgttcggttcgtttacagccctacattCACCCCTATTTAGCTCAAAACTTATAAGTACATTTGTTTTTCTTTAATCGTGAGAACCATTTATCAGTATCAAgatacgtttttttttttaaacgcgtTAAAGAAAGAAACAATGAAACTCACCAAGTCACCATAGGGAAACAGAGCTTTAGCGACGGCATTTGTCACCGAGCATGAGAGAACACAAAATCACTTTTCTTACATTTAAGTGTAAAACTAATTTgcccataaaaaaaaaaaaaaaaaaagcgtaAAACTAATGGACATAATGATGATGAAGTTTAATGTTATACTCCTTCCCTATTTATTACAGGTTTCAATACTAGATAATGCACGTAACTCCCGTAACCGTAGGCACATTTCCCACCCTTTACACAATCACCACATATATAAACTATAAACCAATCACATCCATAACCCTCTTTACATTTTCCCTCATAAATGGATCAACATCCAAACCATCTTAACTACCTTGATGATCACTGGTTTCGCTACTTTGATGATGATCACTGGTTTCGCTACTTTGTTCAAGATGATACACACTCAACGCACAGGTACAAATTATCCTTACAAGAAAACTGAATATTTGCGACCGCAATTTCAGAGTATGTGACCAAATGTACATGTGCAAGTCGCATGTGAATTTATAACATTTTTGacaatttctttattttttgcAGAAATGATGATACATGCGACCTCCAGCAGTTTTTCAACCTGCTCGATATGAACCGAGTTTCGCCACTTAAACAAAATCACTTTTCTGAATTAGGGTATCCATATTTCGATCCCATTGATGAATATCTAAACTTGTGGGACTGTTGGGACAACTGTGACTTGCCAATGCTTACTTGCATTGATGATCATAGTGGTACATCATGTGGTGGAACAACTGCTGCTGATCAAGGTGGCAGAAATGGGAGGTGGAGATCAAGACCGCTAGAGTTGGAAGAAATAGAGAAGCATTTTGAGTTGCCGATAGCTGTGGCAGCCGAGAAACTGGGGGTGGGGTTAACTATGCTGAAGAAAAGATGCCGAGAGTTTAACATAAAGAGATGGCCTCACAGAAAACTTAAGAGTATTAAATCGCTTATTCAAAATGTGAAGGTATATATATCCGTGTATCATTCTTCTAGCTCATCATGCATGTGTTTATGGCTTGAAGGGAAAGATTGCTATTTTACAGTTAAATAATAATGTGCATGTGTGGATATATTTATGGAAAATCACAAGAATAACAATGTTCAGTACATATATTATgaactttttttttatatatattttttgttacaagatctattttttttagttttaatgttACAAAAAGTTTATAATAGAAGGAAACTCAATCGATACTAAACAACTAGACGATTTTACGTAACACTTGGTCATTTTTGCTACCCCTTTTACGTCTATTAGGCATTATTCCATTGATGTTAATTACATGCAAAGAGAAAAGTAATATCACTTTTGTGTCACTTGGTGCAAATGTTGTCGCATGTCTTGATTTGTGTTTCTTGTAACTGGTTAAATGTCAAATTCTGATAATTTTTCCGTTATATTTGTTAAGGAAATGGGATTAAATGAGGAAATGGAGATGTTAGAAGAGCAGAAGAGGATGATTATGAAGGTGCCAGAAATGGAACTCCCACAAAGGACAAAGAAGCTAAGGCAAGCTTGCTTCAAGGCTAGCTACAAGAAGAGAAGATTTGATTCCCCTTATTAACCTCAATTTCCCCTTTGCTACCAAGGGGCATTGCAGTGATAATTTATTATGACATAGATAACTACTCATCCCCTCTAACTCTCTCAGTTAACCATCCttttttttcttaattaactAAGGGGTAGTTTAGTCTTTTTGAAAGTACCTTcaattagaccatgtgtagtggttatagactataatgcccccaccatggggcgttttgcgccatgtggcgtcctagtcagcaagggggcattatagaaaaagtggtgtagtggtataatgcccgataatgccccattcaatcattttacaatcatttcccaattattttttttaatttaaaacataaaaaaacttcattaatttaaaaataaaattacattacatgaaaaaaaaataaaaaaaaatactgaaaaaaaaccaaaaaaaaaaaaaaacagaaaaaaaaaataaattcctagaaaaaaaaaactagttttcgtcttcgctttcttcaccctcgccaacttcgtcttcctcgtcctccgtttcttcctctccctcaggtggtacgtaccgaaccgaccatgcgtggtgtaccaaatcaaccattaactgggaatggtacggttcgtaaCGCAACTCTCGCGCGTTACTaactctttcttccattgacgCCTGCGGATGCTCCTGGTGAACGGCTTCTGGCACATAATTCTGGcatatcgcctttccttcgtcttccaaaatcatgttgtgcatgattatacaaacgtacatagcatctctcattttttgcttgctccatgcatgacaaggatttctcaagtattgccagcgttgtttaagaactccaaagcatctctcaatgtcttttcgtgaagactcttgaacctttttaaagtatgctcttttgtcatcaataggatcactaaacgtcttcacaaaaatcgaatacctaggataaattccgtcgctcaaataatatccatggggggtagtagtttccatttgcgtaaaacgacgcttttggagctttgccagaaatccactcctctaacaacggcgattgttcaaaaacattgatatcattgcatgacccgaccacgccaaagtaagctgaccaaacccaaaggtcctgtGAAGCAACCGCCTGAAGAATAATAGTGGGTCCTTTTTGATCACCACGTGTGTGTTGGCCTCGCCATGCAGTCGGGCAGTTATCCCAACGCCAATGCATGCAATCTATGCTCCCGATCATACCAGGCAAACCATGCTCGGCATTATGTACCTCGTAGATCTTTTGAAGATCCTCCCATGTAGGCGTTCTAAGATAACGCGCACCGTACACATCAattatacctttataaaaaaaatatagacaaacataagattcaaaaaaaaaaaaattctaagcaTACGcgtcgtttaaaaaaaataaaagtaaagtataagaattgtaccgcgacaaaaatgttccaagctatctcgtgttgttttctccgccatttttagatactcgtcgttgatgtcggtagtgttaccataagcaaggattcgtaatgccgacgtacacttttggataccggtgaatccaagtgcccctctcgcatccggtttttgtttaaaataatcgtaGTTGGCTTCCAAGTCGTTGACTATGCGTAGAAACAACCGTTTACTCATCCGGAAACGACGCCTAAAAACTTCGTTTGAAAATGTCGGCGCCTCgtcaaaatagtctttcatcaaacgctcgtGTGCCGCGCGTCGGTCTCGTTCAACATAGCCTCTTTTATTTTTTGGGGCTTCGGGCCAACGAGAATGGTTGACATATCGCACCGCTAGTTgacatgcactcgtaaccgcctcttgctcaagctcctcatcggtcgaatcatcgccatccgcaaaatactcgttgtagtaaaaatttatcatggatgaagaactaggagaatccatcaagttttttttataaattgtgGGATTTTTTAGAGAGGTTTTGAGATTGTTTTTGTTGAAAATGAATGAGTTTtggttgtttatatatatatatatataatagatttaaaaaaaaaattagtcaaAGTAGCCGTTGGAAATATAGCCGTTTGATTGGGGGATTAATTGTGCATTTGGCGTTTTAATTTAAACGCCGGATCGATTTTTTTTGAGttaaaacgccccaaaacgcccccgTAATGGGGATGAGGGCGTTATAGAGCGTTTTGGGGcaaaaaattttaaaagaaaCGCCCCATTACGCTTGGTCTTAGTCCAATTTAAAGTTCATTGCATGTGTTTGATTGTTTCTGATTATTACTTCTGATATGTGTTTTGCTGActtcgatagcacatgcacgagAAAAATACTATTTACTCATTTATACAAAAACCgtaatatttgtttagaaatattattatatataataaaataattagttAACACATTAGTAGTAGAAATAGGAATGACGGTGTCTAAAACTCATATAGAAGTGACATGCAAATAACAAAAAAGTTAATTGGCAGGGGTTCTAACATTTTATATAAAAACTTAGCGAgacaaataataaaaatacatataaaaaaagTTAGCGATTAAGAAGAGAAGTTAGGGTGATGGGAGTGGCTCTAATTGGTGGTAGGGGGGAGGAGATCATTCCAACAAGCCACCAACAACCATCTTTGGAAAAACGAAGATTTGTCATCATTGTTGTGTAAGCCACGTGTGACGGCTTTAAATACTCAATTACAAATCTTCTAATTATAACTTGCGTATTTATTATTTTCTTAAATACGTATTTAACATCAACCCTCCAAAAACAAGATATTAATTCCTATTTGTATTCTATAATTCAAAAAGAAGATATTAAATCCGATTTGTTTTCTAAAATAAAcaactacatatatatatatactagattataaccccgtgtattacacgggttgaataaataaattttatatactaaataataaaacaatatatttatctatttacgtcaaattcaaacttagttatttaatttgatattaactatatatttgaacgttttgtttagtttgtatcaaataaattttacgaaacttaaaataagattaactaatattatttatcatttatacatttacggagttttaagtaaacggttaaatttattgagacttcattaacaaattttgcaacaacggAATAATCttttttttatcacgaaaaccaaactttgtattaatatattaaatattttcattttcactatacaaaattacatttactcgacccatgtaatacatgaagttttttaagatataactttttattatttgatatataaaattagatttattcaattcgtacaatacacagggttttttaaggatatatattttttttattatttagtacagaaaattacatttattcaaaccgtgtaatacacatatttttaaagatgtaattttttttattatttggtatataaaattacatttattcaacccgtataataaatgaggttttttaaagatgtattattttattatttggtaaacaatattacatttattcaacccgtgtaatacacgtggttttaaagatataatttttttatttggtatataaaattacatttcttcaacccgtacaatatggttcttatagatataactttttaagatttaatatataaaattatatttattcaacccgtgcaacaaatgatgtttttaaagatatattattttattatttagtatataaaatttatttattcaacccgtataatacacggggttataacatAGTATTCTTCGAAAGAAACCACGAATATGCTAGCATTCAATTTCTTAACTTGATTatcaattatttatttattatattattaacCTAGATGTTAGAACACGCAtgagttaattttttttaattacttAATAAGTAATAtgtaaataattaaatattatgtgGACGACCGACTACTTTTGAT comes from the Helianthus annuus cultivar XRQ/B chromosome 4, HanXRQr2.0-SUNRISE, whole genome shotgun sequence genome and includes:
- the LOC110933607 gene encoding uncharacterized protein LOC110933607, yielding MDQHPNHLNYLDDHWFRYFDDDHWFRYFVQDDTHSTHRNDDTCDLQQFFNLLDMNRVSPLKQNHFSELGYPYFDPIDEYLNLWDCWDNCDLPMLTCIDDHSGTSCGGTTAADQGGRNGRWRSRPLELEEIEKHFELPIAVAAEKLGVGLTMLKKRCREFNIKRWPHRKLKSIKSLIQNVKEMGLNEEMEMLEEQKRMIMKVPEMELPQRTKKLRQACFKASYKKRRFDSPY